From the Drosophila busckii strain San Diego stock center, stock number 13000-0081.31 unplaced genomic scaffold, ASM1175060v1 hic_scaffold_55, whole genome shotgun sequence genome, one window contains:
- the LOC108604411 gene encoding G patch domain-containing protein 11 translates to MSDGEDYMSDKFLAGLQETRPSLVNNRARKRQLELEAKQADQKKRESTSSSNINNERLQNFLSQPIPADNKGFQLLAKMGYKPGTGLGKQKDARTEPINISIKNNRSGLGREAVLAELTTKRHELRRAQLLAKAGIESSEEISVEAYRRRATQKAEERKQQYDVKHCQQTCESLDLAADVQEPELEFFWPPKLLANSSSELTDDTAKNKTDLEEQEEPSQEYNACEQLELLTTYLRTAYRFCYWCGTRYESTSDMEASCPGLKKDDH, encoded by the exons ATGTCAGATGGGGAAGATTACATGTCTGACAAATTTTTGGCTGG TTTGCAGGAGACACGTCCCAGTTTGGTAAATAATCGTGCCAGGAAACGTCAATTGGAGTTGGAAGCCAAGCAGGCTGATCAAAAAAAACGCGAATCTACCTCATCGTCCAATATTAACAATGAACGGCTACAAAACTTCCTAAGTCAGCCAATTCCAGCGGATAACAAAGGCTTTCAACTACTGGCGAAAATGGGGTACAAACCAGGTACTGGATTGGGCAAACAAAAAGACGCGCGAACGGAACCcataaatataagtataaaaaacaacCGTAGTGGGCTTGGTCGCGAAGCAGTCTTAGCTGAACTGACAACCAAGCGACATGAGTTGCGACGTGCGCAACTGCTGGCCAAGGCAGGTATTGAATCCAGTGAAGAGATTAGCGTTGAGGCATATAGGAGACGAGCAACACAAAAAGCTGAGGAACGCAAGCAGCAATATGATGTAAAACACTGTCAGCAAACTTGTGAATCACTAGATTTAGCTGCAGATGTACAAGAACCAGAGCTAGAGTTTTTCTGGCCACCTAAGCTACTGGCCAACAGCTCTTCTGAGCTGACTGATGATACCGCAAAGAATAAAACAGATTTGGAAGAACAGGAAGAGCCTTCACAGGAGTATAATGCATgcgagcagctggagctgctgacTACATATTTGCGTACCGCGTACAGATTTTGTTATTGGTGTGGCACGCGTTATGAAAGCACCTCGGACATGGAAGCCAGCTGTCCCGGCTTGAAGAAGGATGATCACTGA
- the LOC108604410 gene encoding serine/threonine-protein kinase 16: protein MHSIGWALIIKRGCFCSKETLHINGCRYTVRERLAQGGFSLIDLAENGITHRSYAIKRITCHSLDDQNIALREIENYRKIESPHVISIVDYELKGQADIVINTTSILFIVLPYYKHGSLADHLQLRARKQDHMPEAQILQIFLGICEGLRAIHESKPVPLAHRDLKTANICLSDSFEPIIVDLGSMTEARMQICGQSDAQRLQDEAEERSSIVYRAPELFTVKTYCTIDERTDIWSLGCVLYAMCFFNSPFDPIYERGDSVALAVLSGNANIPEDSIYTEDMHELIKYMLRIDPMERPFIYSVIEQTHDLIHKLEGRV from the exons ATGCACAGCATCGGTTGGGCGCTGATTATAAAACGTGGCTGTTTTTGCAGTAAAGAGACACTACATATCAATGGCTGCCGCTACACAGTGCGAGAGCGACTGGCGCAAGG TGGTTTCAGTCTGATTGACCTGGCAGAGAATGGTATTACGCATCGCAGTTATGCGATTAAGCGCATTACATGCCACAGCTTGGATGATCAAAATATTGCACTAcgtgaaattgaaaattatcgAAAAATTGAATCGCCCCATGTCATCAGCATTGTGGACTACGAGCTAAAAGGACAGGCCGATATTGTTATCAACACAacaagcattttgtttatagtgtTGCCTTACTATAAGCATGGCTCTCTGGCAGATCACTTGCAGCTGCGGGCGCGCAAACAAGATCACATGCCTGAGGCGCAGattctgcaaatatttttaggcaTCTGCGAGGGACTCAGAGCGATACATGAGTCGAAACCTGTACCACTGGCACATCGTGATCTAAAGACTGCCAACATCTGCCTTTCGGATTCGTTTGAGCCTATCATTGTGGATTTGGGCTCTATGACAGAGGCACGTATGCAAATCTGCGGTCAATCCGATGCACAGCGGCTGCAGGATGAGGCCGAGGAGCGAAGCTCCATTGTTTATCGGGCTCCAGAGCTGTTTACGGTTAAAACCTATTGCACCATCGACGAGCGTACAGATATCTGG AGTCTGGGTTGTGTCTTGTATGCCATGTGCTTTTTTAACAGTCCATTCGATCCCATCTACGAGCGTGGCGATAGCGTTGCTTTGGCAGTACTTAGCGGGAATGCAAACATTCCTGAAGATTCAATCTACACAGAG GACATGCATGAACtgataaaatatatgctaCGTATAGACCCTATGGAGCGGCCGTTCATCTATAGCGTCATCGAGCAAACGCATGATCTGATACATAAGCTTGAGGGACGAGTATGA
- the LOC108604413 gene encoding DTW domain-containing protein 2: MTITTNEAWQDLIGINADPPNMRDKCEQCKRPVVVCWCSALPQPPIATASQIVILQHPAEEKRSLRTALMLQLGLESGKCLVYKGKRFPNARNQAALQKLFDSSQTLLLYPSKDSVPLEQIDRSAGPYTLVLINGTWPQAKAIYASSSALHRLRQVKLISVGISDYIIRTQPTEGCLSTLETAAKCLAVLESQPELRERLVRPLHALCKYQLDNGAVEHQSKEFLLKNNQYPKSIGKRLGRLLNTVCGSANSSEEQQTIKQQC; encoded by the exons ATGACAATAACAACGAATGAGGCTTGGCAAGACTTAATTGGTATTAATGCCGATCCGCCGAATATGCGCGATAAGTGCGAACAGTGCAA ACGACCAGTGGTGGTTTGCTGGTGCTCCGCTCTACCGCAGCCGCCAATAGCAACAGCCTCACAAATTGTGATACTGCAACATCCTGCTGAAGAGAAGCGCTCTCTACGCACCGCTCtaatgctgcagcttggccTGGAGTCCGGCAAGTGCCTTGTCTACAAGGGCAAGCGATTTCCGAATGCGCGCAACCAAGCCGCCCTCCAGAAACTATTTGACTCGTCACAGACGCTACTTCTGTATCCCAGCAAGGACTCAGTGCCATTGGAGCAAATTGATCGCAGTGCTGGTCCGTACACCTTGGTGCTTATCAATGGCACTTGGCCACAGGCGAAGGCAATCTATGCCAGCAGTTCGGCCTTGCATCGTCTGCGTCAGGTTAAGCTTATATCGGTTGGCATCAGTGACTATATAATACGCACCCAACCCACAGAAGGCTGTCTTAGCACGCTGGAGACGGCGGCAAAATGCCTGGCCGTCCTGGAATCCCAGCCTGAGCTGCGTGAGCGACTGGTTCGTCCATTACATGCGCTCTGCAAATATCAGCTAGACAACGGTGCTGTGGAACATCAGTCTAAGGAGTTTCTGCTAAAAAACAATCAATACCCCAAGTCAATTGGCAAGCGTCTGGGACGCCTGCTCAATACTGTCTGCGGCAGTGCAAACAGCTCAGAGGAGCAGCAAACTATAAAACAGCAATGCTGA
- the LOC108604414 gene encoding general odorant-binding protein 84a, translating to MLSKLKASLYIFALLCLSSGLVSSSGDRAKDNGDIFIISYDSFDGDVDDISTTTVSSRAANYVDFDEVLRECNSSFITPMSHVLQFNTTGKLLDEKDLTSKCYFRCFFEKAGILDNFKLNGDLVRKYMWPATGDSIEYCEGQGKNETNACIRAYTITQCAMMRALTDARNKPMV from the exons ATGTTATCCAAGTTAAAAGCTTCCTTGTACATATTTGCACTGCTGTGCCTAAGCTCCGGACTTGTTAGTTCCTCAGGGGATCGTGCTAAGGATAATGGTGATATATTCATCATAAGTTATGACAGCTTCGATGGCGATGTGGATGATATATCAACCACAACAGTTTCTTCTAGAGCTGCTAATTATGTAGATTTTGATGAGGTTCTACGCGAATGTAATTCCAGTTTTATAACACCCATGT CACATGTGCTTCAGTTCAATACCACGGGCAAGTTGCTAGATGAAAAGGACTTAACCAGCAAG TGCTACTTTCGATGCTTCTTTGAAAAAGCTGGCATATTGGATAATTTCAAACTGAATGGTGATCTTGTGCGGAAGTATATGTGGCCGGCAACAGGCGACTCTATAGAGTACTGCGAAGGGCAGGGCA AGAACGAGACAAATGCTTGTATAAGAGCCTATACCATTACCCAGTGTGCTATGATGCGAGCCCTAACGGATGCAAGGAATAAGCCCAtggtttaa
- the LOC108604785 gene encoding glucose dehydrogenase [FAD, quinone] isoform X1, whose product MSASTSACDCLVGVPTGPTLASTCGGSAFMLFMGLLEVFIRSQCDLEDPCGRASSRFRSEPDYEYDFIVVGGGSAGAVVASRLSEVPQWKVLLIEAGGDEPVGAQIPSMFLNFIGSDIDYRYNTEPEPMACLSSMEQRCYWPRGKVLGGTSVMNGMMYIRGNREDYDNWAANGNPGWSYNDVLPFFKKSEDNLELDAVGSEYHAKGGLMPVGKFPYNPPLSYAILKAGEELGYSVQDLNGQNSTGFMIAQMTARNGIRYSSARAFLRPARMRNNLHILLNTTVTKVLIHPHTKNVLGVEVSDQFGSTRKIMVKKEVVLSAGAVNSPQLLLLSGVGPKEELKQVNVRSVHHLPGVGKNLHNHVAFFTNFFIDDADTAPLNWATAMEYLLFRDGLMSGTGISDVTAKISSRWAQRPDLPDLQLYFGGYLASCARTGQVGELLSNNSRSIQIFPAVLNPRSRGSITLRSADPLDPPRIFANYLTDEHDVKTLVDGIKFAIRLSQTSPLKQYGMRLDKTVVKGCESHTFGSDTYWECAVRQNTGPENHQAGSCKMGPLQDPMAVVNHELRVHGLRGLRVMDTSIMPRVTSGNTHAPAVMIAEKGAYLLKRAWGAKVURVDATWTLHRVI is encoded by the exons ATGTCCGCCAGCACATCAGCCTGTGATTGTTTGGTAGGCGTACCCACCGGCCCCACCCTCGCCTCCACCTGTGGTGGTAGCGCGTTTATGCTATTCATGGGCCTGCTTGAAGTATTCATACGTTCCCAATGCGATCTGGAAGATCCCTGCGGACGTGCCAGCTCACGT TTTCGCTCGGAGCCGGACTACGAATACGATTTCATTGTAGTTGGTGGCGGATCAGCGGGCGCTGTGGTCGCTTCACGATTATCAGAGGTACCGCAATGGAAAGTACTGCTCATTGAAGCCG GTGGCGATGAGCCTGTTGGCGCGCAGATACCATCCatgtttttaaactttattggCAGTGATATCGACTATCGTTACAATACTGAGCCAGAGCCCATGGCCTGTCTATCCTCGATGGAGCAGCGATGCTATTGGCCCCGCGGTAAAGTGCTTGGTGGCACATCGGTGATGAATGGCATGATGTACATACGCGGCAATCGCGAAGATTACGATAATTGGGCAGCTAATGGAAATCCAGGATGGTCGTACAACGACGTGCTGCCGTTCTTCAAGAAATCGGAGGATAATCTGGAGCTGGACGCTGTGGGCTCAGAATATCATGCCAAGGGTGGACTGATGCCAGTGGGAAAATTCCCTTATAATCCACCTTTATCATATGCCATACTGAAGGCTGGTGAGGAGCTGGGCTATTCGGTGCAGGATCTCAATGGACAGAACTCCACGGGCTTTATGATCGCTCAAATGACGGCAAGGAATGGAATTCGCTACAGCTCGGCACGAGCCTTCCTGCGTCCAGCGCGCATGcgcaataatttgcatatacttCTAAACACGACAGTGACCAAGGTGCTAATACATCCCCATACGAAGAACGTGCTGGGCGTGGAGGTAAGCGACCAGTTTGGTAGCACACGCAAGATAATGGTCAAGAAAGAGGTGGTGCTGAGTGCAGGTGCCGTCAATTCgccacagttgctgctgctcagcggAGTGGGTCCCAAGGAGGAGCTGAAGCAAGTGAATGTGCGCTCCGTGCATCATTTGCCCGGCGTGGGCAAGAATCTACACAACCATGTGGCCTTCTTTACCAACTTCTTCATAGACGATGCGGACACAGCTCCGCTTAATTGGGCCACCGCTATGGAGTATTTGCTGTTCCGTGATGGTCTCATGTCTGGCACTGGAATCTCGGATGTCACAGCCAAGATATCATCACGCTGGGCACAGCGACCAGATCTGCCTGATTTGCAGCTCTACTTTGGCGGCTACTTGGCCAGCTGTGCACGCACTGGACAAGTCGGCGAGCTCTTGTCGAACAATTCTCGCTCAATACAAATCTTTCCCGCTGTGCTTAATCCCAGATCACGGGGCTCCATTACGCTGCGTTCAGCCGATCCGCTTGATCCGCCACGCATATTCGCCAACTATCTAACGGATGAGCACGATGTCAAGACTTTGGTAGATGGTATTAAATTTGCCATTCGACTATCGCAGACCTCACCGCTAAAGCAGTATGGCATGCGCCTGGACAAGACCGTGGTCAAGGGCTGTGAGTCGCATACGTTTGGCAGCGATACCTACTGGGAGTGTGCCGTGCGCCAGAATACCGGACCGGAAAATCATCAGGCTGGCTCATGTAAAATGGGTCCGCTGCAGGATCCCATGGCGGTGGTTAATCACGAACTGCGAGTCCATGGCCTGCGGGGATTGCGTGTTATGGACACAAGCATTATGCCCAGGGTAACGTCAGGCAACACACATGCGCCAGCTGTCATGATTGCGGAGAAAGGCGCGTATCTGTTGAAGCGTGCCTGGGGCGCCAAGGTCTGACGTGTGGATGCAACGTGGACGCTGCATagagtaatttaa
- the LOC108604785 gene encoding glucose dehydrogenase [FAD, quinone] isoform X2 — MSASTSACDCLVGVPTGPTLASTCGGSAFMLFMGLLEVFIRSQCDLEDPCGRASSRFRSEPDYEYDFIVVGGGSAGAVVASRLSEVPQWKVLLIEAGGDEPVGAQIPSMFLNFIGSDIDYRYNTEPEPMACLSSMEQRCYWPRGKVLGGTSVMNGMMYIRGNREDYDNWAANGNPGWSYNDVLPFFKKSEDNLELDAVGSEYHAKGGLMPVGKFPYNPPLSYAILKAGEELGYSVQDLNGQNSTGFMIAQMTARNGIRYSSARAFLRPARMRNNLHILLNTTVTKVLIHPHTKNVLGVEVSDQFGSTRKIMVKKEVVLSAGAVNSPQLLLLSGVGPKEELKQVNVRSVHHLPGVGKNLHNHVAFFTNFFIDDADTAPLNWATAMEYLLFRDGLMSGTGISDVTAKISSRWAQRPDLPDLQLYFGGYLASCARTGQVGELLSNNSRSIQIFPAVLNPRSRGSITLRSADPLDPPRIFANYLTDEHDVKTLVDGIKFAIRLSQTSPLKQYGMRLDKTVVKGCESHTFGSDTYWECAVRQNTGPENHQAGSCKMGPLQDPMAVVNHELRVHGLRGLRVMDTSIMPRVTSGNTHAPAVMIAEKGAYLLKRAWGAKV, encoded by the exons ATGTCCGCCAGCACATCAGCCTGTGATTGTTTGGTAGGCGTACCCACCGGCCCCACCCTCGCCTCCACCTGTGGTGGTAGCGCGTTTATGCTATTCATGGGCCTGCTTGAAGTATTCATACGTTCCCAATGCGATCTGGAAGATCCCTGCGGACGTGCCAGCTCACGT TTTCGCTCGGAGCCGGACTACGAATACGATTTCATTGTAGTTGGTGGCGGATCAGCGGGCGCTGTGGTCGCTTCACGATTATCAGAGGTACCGCAATGGAAAGTACTGCTCATTGAAGCCG GTGGCGATGAGCCTGTTGGCGCGCAGATACCATCCatgtttttaaactttattggCAGTGATATCGACTATCGTTACAATACTGAGCCAGAGCCCATGGCCTGTCTATCCTCGATGGAGCAGCGATGCTATTGGCCCCGCGGTAAAGTGCTTGGTGGCACATCGGTGATGAATGGCATGATGTACATACGCGGCAATCGCGAAGATTACGATAATTGGGCAGCTAATGGAAATCCAGGATGGTCGTACAACGACGTGCTGCCGTTCTTCAAGAAATCGGAGGATAATCTGGAGCTGGACGCTGTGGGCTCAGAATATCATGCCAAGGGTGGACTGATGCCAGTGGGAAAATTCCCTTATAATCCACCTTTATCATATGCCATACTGAAGGCTGGTGAGGAGCTGGGCTATTCGGTGCAGGATCTCAATGGACAGAACTCCACGGGCTTTATGATCGCTCAAATGACGGCAAGGAATGGAATTCGCTACAGCTCGGCACGAGCCTTCCTGCGTCCAGCGCGCATGcgcaataatttgcatatacttCTAAACACGACAGTGACCAAGGTGCTAATACATCCCCATACGAAGAACGTGCTGGGCGTGGAGGTAAGCGACCAGTTTGGTAGCACACGCAAGATAATGGTCAAGAAAGAGGTGGTGCTGAGTGCAGGTGCCGTCAATTCgccacagttgctgctgctcagcggAGTGGGTCCCAAGGAGGAGCTGAAGCAAGTGAATGTGCGCTCCGTGCATCATTTGCCCGGCGTGGGCAAGAATCTACACAACCATGTGGCCTTCTTTACCAACTTCTTCATAGACGATGCGGACACAGCTCCGCTTAATTGGGCCACCGCTATGGAGTATTTGCTGTTCCGTGATGGTCTCATGTCTGGCACTGGAATCTCGGATGTCACAGCCAAGATATCATCACGCTGGGCACAGCGACCAGATCTGCCTGATTTGCAGCTCTACTTTGGCGGCTACTTGGCCAGCTGTGCACGCACTGGACAAGTCGGCGAGCTCTTGTCGAACAATTCTCGCTCAATACAAATCTTTCCCGCTGTGCTTAATCCCAGATCACGGGGCTCCATTACGCTGCGTTCAGCCGATCCGCTTGATCCGCCACGCATATTCGCCAACTATCTAACGGATGAGCACGATGTCAAGACTTTGGTAGATGGTATTAAATTTGCCATTCGACTATCGCAGACCTCACCGCTAAAGCAGTATGGCATGCGCCTGGACAAGACCGTGGTCAAGGGCTGTGAGTCGCATACGTTTGGCAGCGATACCTACTGGGAGTGTGCCGTGCGCCAGAATACCGGACCGGAAAATCATCAGGCTGGCTCATGTAAAATGGGTCCGCTGCAGGATCCCATGGCGGTGGTTAATCACGAACTGCGAGTCCATGGCCTGCGGGGATTGCGTGTTATGGACACAAGCATTATGCCCAGGGTAACGTCAGGCAACACACATGCGCCAGCTGTCATGATTGCGGAGAAAGGCGCGTATCTGTTGAAGCGTGCCTGGGGCGCCAAGGTCTGA